In Numidum massiliense, a single genomic region encodes these proteins:
- a CDS encoding transposase produces MKRRQFTKEFKIQVAKEAMEVGNQALVARRYDLGSNLLNRWVREYKDGHYGDVPIESAQPREFSDLAQENDQLKRLLGEKDLEIAILRDLVKKQHPHLLKRLK; encoded by the coding sequence ATGAAACGCCGTCAGTTCACCAAGGAATTTAAAATCCAAGTCGCAAAGGAAGCCATGGAGGTTGGTAACCAAGCGCTAGTTGCTCGCCGCTATGATCTCGGTTCTAACTTGCTTAACCGATGGGTTCGCGAATATAAGGACGGGCACTACGGGGACGTCCCGATCGAATCCGCCCAACCACGCGAATTCAGTGATCTTGCTCAGGAAAATGATCAGCTAAAACGGTTGTTGGGCGAAAAGGATTTAGAAATTGCCATTTTGCGTGATCTTGTAAAAAAGCAGCACCCTCACTTGCTGAAAAGATTGAAGTAG
- a CDS encoding DUF1433 domain-containing protein: MKKLTVVVILIAIIILGGYFVKSNVMIDKKVANKAKIKVEDYIRKNYEGIETVEFTDVSRSPLGGLMVDGIVNGKAGFSASVDDSSDYYIGSIGEEEGFPPEKEECVEKVCE; encoded by the coding sequence TTGAAAAAATTAACTGTGGTGGTCATCTTGATAGCCATTATAATATTGGGGGGATATTTTGTGAAGAGCAATGTGATGATTGACAAAAAAGTTGCCAACAAGGCGAAGATAAAGGTAGAAGATTACATTCGTAAAAACTATGAAGGAATAGAAACAGTCGAATTTACGGATGTATCTAGAAGCCCACTAGGGGGACTTATGGTTGACGGGATCGTAAATGGAAAGGCTGGTTTTTCGGCAAGCGTCGACGATTCAAGTGATTATTACATTGGAAGCATTGGTGAGGAAGAAGGCTTTCCACCAGAAAAGGAAGAGTGTGTTGAAAAAGTTTGTGAATGA
- a CDS encoding tetratricopeptide repeat protein, giving the protein MTLDPISLGSLIRQRRKALGLTLNDLANENISVPTISNIERGITGNVVSDKVAYIREKLGLTDEMVEQMMQKTEVEQERFARQLSFIRHLTELELYDEARKEVSALEKDERLNDFPLYATTAQLLKGIVLRKQGQWERAKKALNQVLRLLQEEDLDDATNLAAEAYFNLSIAFVLGDQDYVQGIAYTDKALEAFRDDGEETELKGRILYNKANCHFHLEQYGEAFRYAMEARGACEKGYDIKHLLLTYNLEATALKRQYLYDQAIAVFQQAIDLTRKNYVDPWIGSVLYLNLGDAHYHKKMYDQALRYYDISYKLCNKANDQDILATLYFSYGEVYYETNQFAKATEYVNKAAELAQKFDLSSEYLQLLLLKARISLGKNADEVKAICDEGLRLAEQSNLHNKKKDFYCVLANYYEQNVNSEVSLQ; this is encoded by the coding sequence ATGACACTCGATCCTATTTCACTCGGGTCACTCATTCGGCAACGCCGCAAGGCGCTCGGTCTGACCTTGAACGACTTGGCTAACGAAAACATTTCGGTGCCGACGATTAGCAACATCGAACGCGGCATCACTGGTAACGTCGTTAGCGATAAGGTCGCTTACATTCGCGAGAAACTGGGTTTAACGGACGAGATGGTGGAACAAATGATGCAAAAGACGGAAGTCGAGCAGGAGCGTTTCGCCCGTCAGCTTTCATTCATCCGCCACTTGACCGAATTAGAGCTGTACGATGAGGCACGCAAAGAAGTGAGCGCACTTGAGAAGGATGAGAGACTGAACGATTTTCCGCTTTATGCGACGACGGCTCAGCTCCTTAAAGGGATTGTGTTACGGAAACAAGGCCAGTGGGAGCGGGCTAAGAAGGCACTGAACCAAGTGCTGCGGTTATTGCAAGAAGAGGATCTGGACGATGCGACCAACCTAGCTGCCGAGGCTTATTTCAACTTGTCGATCGCTTTCGTCCTCGGCGATCAAGATTACGTGCAAGGGATCGCCTACACGGATAAAGCCCTTGAAGCATTCCGCGACGATGGAGAGGAAACGGAGCTCAAAGGTCGTATTTTGTATAATAAGGCTAATTGCCACTTCCATCTTGAGCAATACGGGGAGGCGTTTAGGTATGCGATGGAGGCACGGGGGGCTTGTGAGAAGGGCTACGACATCAAGCATCTCTTATTGACCTACAATTTAGAAGCGACCGCGTTGAAGCGTCAATATCTGTACGACCAGGCAATTGCAGTGTTTCAACAGGCGATTGACCTCACGCGCAAGAATTACGTTGACCCGTGGATAGGTAGCGTGTTGTATCTCAATTTAGGTGATGCTCACTATCACAAAAAAATGTACGATCAGGCACTCCGTTATTACGACATTTCGTATAAGCTGTGCAACAAAGCAAATGATCAGGACATACTCGCTACGCTTTACTTTTCGTACGGAGAAGTTTACTACGAGACCAATCAGTTTGCGAAAGCTACTGAATATGTAAACAAGGCCGCCGAACTAGCGCAGAAATTTGACCTTTCCTCGGAGTATTTACAGTTATTGCTGCTGAAAGCCAGAATTAGCTTAGGTAAAAACGCCGACGAAGTGAAGGCAATCTGTGATGAGGGGCTGCGCCTAGCCGAACAGAGTAATTTGCACAACAAAAAGAAGGACTTCTACTGTGTGTTGGCGAATTATTACGAACAGAATGTCAATAGCGAGGTATCTCTGCAATAA
- a CDS encoding helix-turn-helix domain-containing protein: protein MTLDPISLGSLIRQRRKALGLTLNDLANENISVPTISNIERGITGNVVSDKVAYIREKLGLTDEMVEQMMQKTEVEQERFARQLSFIRHLTELELYDEARKEVSALEKDERLNDFPLYATTAQLLKGIVLRKQGQWERAKKALNQVLRLLQEEDLDDATNLAAEAYFNLSIAVVLGDQDYEQGIAYTDKALEAFCEDGEGIELKGRILYQKGAYYLHLERYGEAFRYVMEARDVCESSHDIKNLLLTYNLEANVLKRQHLYDRAITVFQQAIDLASKWHPEVRMGSVLYLNLGDAHYHKKMYDQALRYYDISYNLCRKTTDQDTLAILYFSYAEIYYETKQFAKATEYVNKAAELAQKFNLTPDYLRFLLLKAKICSDQNSNEVKAICEEGLRLAEQSKLYNKKRDFHFVLASYYEQTGNREVFRQEAENMYFAEAQIRRR from the coding sequence ATGACACTCGATCCTATTTCACTCGGGTCACTCATTCGGCAACGCCGCAAGGCGCTCGGTCTGACCTTGAACGACTTGGCTAACGAAAACATTTCGGTGCCGACGATTAGCAACATCGAACGCGGCATCACTGGTAACGTCGTTAGCGATAAGGTCGCTTACATTCGCGAGAAACTGGGTTTAACGGACGAGATGGTGGAACAAATGATGCAAAAGACGGAAGTCGAGCAGGAGCGTTTCGCCCGTCAGCTTTCATTCATCCGCCACTTGACCGAATTAGAGCTGTACGATGAGGCACGCAAAGAAGTGAGCGCACTTGAGAAGGATGAGAGACTGAACGATTTTCCGCTTTATGCGACGACGGCTCAGCTCCTTAAAGGGATTGTGTTACGGAAACAAGGCCAGTGGGAGCGGGCTAAGAAGGCATTGAACCAAGTGCTGCGGTTATTGCAAGAAGAGGATCTGGACGATGCGACCAACCTTGCTGCCGAGGCTTATTTCAACTTGTCGATCGCTGTAGTCCTTGGTGATCAAGACTACGAGCAAGGGATCGCCTATACGGATAAAGCCCTTGAAGCATTCTGCGAGGATGGGGAGGGAATAGAGCTCAAAGGTCGTATTTTGTATCAAAAGGGAGCTTACTACCTCCATCTGGAGCGATACGGCGAAGCGTTTCGGTATGTGATGGAGGCACGAGATGTTTGCGAGTCGAGCCACGACATCAAAAATCTCCTGTTGACGTACAACTTAGAGGCAAATGTGTTGAAGCGCCAACACTTGTATGATCGGGCGATTACAGTGTTTCAACAAGCGATTGACCTTGCGAGCAAGTGGCACCCCGAAGTGCGGATGGGTAGTGTGTTGTATCTCAACTTAGGGGATGCCCACTATCACAAAAAAATGTACGATCAGGCATTGCGCTATTACGACATATCGTATAATTTGTGTCGGAAAACGACTGATCAGGACACGCTTGCCATTCTGTATTTTTCATATGCAGAAATTTACTACGAGACCAAACAGTTCGCGAAGGCAACTGAATATGTCAACAAAGCTGCCGAGCTAGCACAAAAGTTCAACCTGACTCCGGACTATTTACGGTTTTTGCTGCTAAAAGCGAAAATTTGCTCAGACCAAAACTCCAACGAAGTGAAGGCAATCTGTGAGGAAGGGTTACGTCTAGCTGAACAGAGTAAGTTGTACAATAAAAAGAGGGATTTCCACTTCGTGTTAGCGAGTTATTACGAACAAACCGGCAATCGTGAAGTATTTCGGCAAGAAGCGGAAAATATGTATTTTGCAGAGGCTCAAATACGTAGGAGGTAG
- the pglX gene encoding BREX-1 system adenine-specific DNA-methyltransferase PglX, producing the protein MNKTALKNFATSARKELLEKVETRAFKLGITADAIKKAEIESSDAIILDGEPLDHAQKVQRDKLIDRIKEIGFDRVKEEVAYTWFNRLTALRFMEVNDYLPTRVRVLSAADVDSAEPEMIKEALSLDLDLDKEHVYKLKMDNDTEELFKYLVIKHCNDLNRYMPFMFETIDDYTEILFPDGLLATDSFVREMTDTDVIPEDDWRKIEVIGWLYQFYIAEEKDRVFKAKKKYKAEEIPYATQLFTPDWIVRYMVQNSLGRYWVEAHPEHRDLLENWEFYMQHPERDAELEEKLAPYINKQLNVEDIKCFDPAMGSGHILVYMFDVLYEIYSKCGYMEREIPRLIIENNLYGLDIDDRAYQLACFSVVMKAMAYNKRFLRSIARHGLTLNLASIQETNVLTDEDIAYIAGEDQGTNFEQTKAFIDQFRDGKTIGSLIKVEHFPREFLKERMDSIKTDQVTDLFATARRERTLPLLSQLMKQASIMSGRYDVLVTNPPYMGSRSMNAVLSGFLKKNYPDSKSDLFASFMELDHYLGNGSLFSIINQHSWMFLSSFAKLRESVVRDKLIDSMLHLGPRAFDEISGEVVQTTAFVLRNYHITEMKGSYVRLTDVKSPREKKEKTLEAVQYSSVSHRFSFDQNKSVNIPGFRIAYWVNEKIIEKFDQSKSIDDYSDYTGAQHKTANNEKYLRYHWEINNREVGRGKRWVLFVKGGEFRKWYGNLQYVVDWSEAARNFYSENPTSNLLDRKYWYLEGITYTELTMRGFNCRYMPEGCIFSIAGPGITRVSKLHYFIAFLNSKVANEFLNIFNPTYHANVQDVKNIPVIFPEDEVCVSELEKYADENIRIAKQDWDSVETSIDFLTHPFMIYSDSSRTIKDMSEEWIKNVNNQFMRLKNNEETINEFFIELYQFEDVLNPKIKESDVPVTIPTQLEQIKSFLSYAIGCAFGRYSLDEEGLIYAGGEFDPSRYKTFRADEDNILPILPGAYFEDDIVSRFVEFVQVTFGEETLEENLDFIADALKRRKGETARETIRRYFMNDFFKDHAQTYKKRPIYWLFTSGKEKAFNCLIYMHRYDKSTLSRIRTDYLHEYQVRLDAEKQDLLDTIEGESTAREISKAKKELKSLEKKIDELKAYDELLHNMADQQIEIDLDDGVKVNYAKFKGLVAKI; encoded by the coding sequence ATGAACAAAACAGCGTTGAAAAACTTCGCCACGAGCGCACGGAAAGAGTTGCTGGAAAAAGTAGAAACGCGTGCCTTTAAACTCGGCATTACTGCCGATGCGATCAAAAAAGCGGAAATCGAAAGCTCGGACGCCATCATCCTAGATGGCGAACCGCTTGATCACGCCCAAAAAGTGCAACGGGACAAGCTTATCGATCGCATAAAAGAAATTGGCTTCGACCGTGTAAAGGAAGAAGTCGCTTACACCTGGTTCAACCGCTTAACCGCGTTACGTTTCATGGAAGTAAACGACTACCTTCCGACGCGTGTACGCGTCTTGTCTGCCGCAGATGTAGACAGTGCTGAGCCGGAAATGATTAAAGAAGCGTTATCGCTCGACTTGGACTTGGATAAGGAACACGTGTACAAGTTGAAGATGGACAACGACACAGAGGAGCTATTCAAGTACCTCGTCATTAAACATTGTAACGATTTAAACCGTTATATGCCGTTTATGTTTGAAACGATCGACGACTATACGGAGATTCTCTTTCCGGATGGCTTGCTAGCAACGGATTCTTTTGTCCGTGAGATGACGGATACGGATGTCATTCCGGAGGACGATTGGCGGAAAATCGAAGTGATCGGCTGGCTGTACCAATTTTATATTGCCGAAGAAAAGGACCGGGTGTTTAAAGCGAAGAAAAAGTATAAAGCGGAAGAAATTCCTTATGCGACACAGCTTTTTACCCCTGACTGGATCGTCCGTTACATGGTACAAAATTCGTTAGGGCGCTACTGGGTCGAAGCGCATCCCGAACATCGAGACTTGCTGGAAAACTGGGAGTTCTACATGCAACATCCGGAACGGGATGCCGAGCTCGAGGAGAAACTAGCGCCTTACATTAATAAACAGTTAAACGTGGAAGACATTAAATGCTTCGATCCGGCAATGGGGAGCGGGCATATTTTAGTGTACATGTTTGACGTACTGTATGAAATATACAGCAAATGTGGCTACATGGAGCGGGAAATCCCGAGGCTGATTATTGAAAATAACCTGTACGGGCTCGATATTGATGATCGTGCCTATCAACTGGCGTGTTTTTCCGTCGTCATGAAGGCGATGGCATACAATAAGCGCTTCTTGCGTAGCATTGCCAGACACGGTCTGACTTTGAATTTAGCTTCTATACAGGAAACGAATGTATTGACAGACGAAGACATTGCCTACATCGCTGGGGAAGACCAGGGAACAAACTTCGAGCAAACAAAAGCGTTTATTGATCAATTCCGCGATGGAAAAACGATCGGTTCGTTGATTAAAGTAGAACACTTTCCGCGTGAGTTTTTGAAAGAGCGAATGGATAGCATTAAAACGGATCAAGTAACAGACTTGTTTGCGACGGCGAGGAGAGAAAGAACGTTACCGTTACTTTCGCAATTAATGAAGCAGGCTTCTATCATGAGTGGTCGATACGATGTGCTTGTGACGAACCCGCCGTATATGGGTTCGAGAAGTATGAACGCCGTTTTGTCGGGTTTTCTAAAGAAGAATTATCCTGACTCAAAAAGTGATTTGTTTGCTTCGTTTATGGAGCTGGATCATTATTTGGGGAATGGTTCTCTCTTTTCAATCATCAATCAGCATTCATGGATGTTTTTGTCGAGCTTCGCGAAGTTAAGAGAGAGTGTAGTAAGAGATAAATTAATTGATTCTATGTTGCACTTAGGACCTAGGGCGTTTGATGAAATTAGTGGTGAAGTAGTACAAACTACAGCGTTTGTATTAAGGAATTATCACATTACAGAAATGAAAGGTTCTTATGTGCGGTTGACTGATGTAAAATCACCAAGAGAAAAGAAAGAGAAAACATTAGAAGCTGTACAATATTCATCAGTTTCTCATCGTTTTTCTTTTGATCAAAACAAATCGGTTAATATTCCTGGATTCCGTATCGCTTATTGGGTAAATGAGAAGATTATAGAAAAATTTGATCAGTCTAAGAGTATAGATGATTATAGTGACTATACAGGAGCCCAACATAAAACGGCCAATAATGAAAAATATTTGAGATATCATTGGGAGATAAATAATAGAGAAGTTGGAAGGGGAAAAAGATGGGTTTTATTTGTAAAGGGTGGGGAATTCCGGAAGTGGTATGGGAATTTACAATACGTAGTAGATTGGTCTGAGGCGGCAAGGAACTTCTATTCAGAAAATCCTACTTCTAACCTTCTTGATCGCAAATATTGGTATCTCGAAGGTATTACTTATACAGAATTAACCATGCGAGGGTTTAATTGTAGATATATGCCAGAGGGGTGTATTTTCTCAATTGCAGGTCCCGGAATAACAAGGGTTAGTAAACTACATTATTTTATTGCATTTCTAAACTCTAAAGTTGCCAATGAATTTCTAAATATATTCAATCCAACGTATCATGCGAACGTACAAGACGTCAAGAACATCCCGGTTATTTTTCCTGAGGATGAAGTATGTGTATCTGAGTTAGAAAAATATGCAGATGAGAATATTAGAATCGCAAAACAGGATTGGGATAGCGTTGAGACCTCAATAGATTTTTTGACACATCCATTTATGATTTATAGTGACTCTAGTCGTACAATAAAAGATATGAGCGAGGAATGGATAAAAAATGTGAATAACCAATTCATGAGGTTAAAGAATAATGAAGAAACAATAAATGAATTCTTCATTGAATTATATCAGTTTGAGGATGTACTCAATCCTAAAATTAAGGAGAGTGATGTACCTGTTACTATACCTACTCAATTAGAACAAATAAAATCCTTCCTCTCCTACGCCATTGGCTGTGCCTTCGGCAGGTACTCACTCGACGAAGAAGGTCTCATCTACGCGGGCGGTGAATTCGATCCGTCTCGCTACAAAACCTTCCGCGCCGACGAAGACAACATCCTGCCGATTTTACCGGGGGCGTACTTCGAGGACGACATCGTGTCTAGGTTCGTTGAATTCGTGCAAGTGACCTTTGGCGAGGAGACGTTGGAGGAGAATCTTGACTTCATTGCCGATGCGTTGAAGCGACGGAAAGGGGAGACGGCGCGGGAGACGATTCGGCGCTATTTCATGAACGATTTCTTCAAAGACCACGCGCAGACGTACAAGAAGCGCCCGATTTACTGGCTGTTTACGTCAGGCAAGGAGAAGGCGTTCAACTGCCTTATTTACATGCACCGTTACGACAAGTCGACCCTCTCCCGCATCCGTACCGATTACTTGCACGAATACCAAGTGCGCCTCGATGCGGAGAAACAGGACTTGCTGGACACGATCGAAGGAGAGTCGACAGCGCGCGAAATCAGCAAGGCCAAGAAAGAGTTAAAGTCGCTCGAGAAGAAAATCGATGAGCTGAAGGCATATGATGAGTTATTACACAACATGGCCGACCAGCAGATCGAGATTGACCTCGACGACGGGGTGAAGGTGAATTACGCCAAGTTTAAAGGCTTAGTCGCCAAAATATAG
- the brxC gene encoding BREX system P-loop protein BrxC — protein MIIKDMFQKDITRDIRGVIKVAQTDEDNIYQELDEYVVTRELNKHLSKFYDNYQKGIDSATDKMGVWISGFFGSGKSHFLKILAYLLENKQVKGKRAVDFFADKIADPSLYANMQRTADVDTEVILFNIDSKSALDNKSKEDAILRVFMKVFYEHRGYYGDIPGVAEMEKYLDEQGLYDAFQREFKALAGEEWRERRHTFYFDADYVIGALTKVTDMTEETARNWFDNGVNNFEISIEKFAKDVQEYVAKKGDNFHLVFLVDEIGQYIGDSRSLMLNLQTVAEDLGTYCQGNVWIMVTSQESIDSIVKVKGDDFSRIQGRFDTRLSLSSISVDEVIKKRILLKTDVASDKLKLLFPEKRAVLKNLISFRESTADLRGYDHAQEFADVYPFIPYQFKLLQNVFEEVRKHGSSGKHLSEGERSMLSAFKEAGLRYKDAEEGSLVPFYAFYDTIKEFLNPSISRVIDGAYENPALQDDAFNMDLLKVLFMIKYIKELPANIDNIATLMVTHIDEDKLKLKEKIKVSLRKLIAQTLVQKNGEHFIFLTDDEQDVNREIKAVTVDEDILKRELADYVFHDLYDVNKYRYSKAYDFPYNQKMDEKNYGNQTATIGLTVISPLSDHYQKIDNELMIMTSDSGELLLKLGGNESYVEEMEEALKIEEYLKKKNVSQLPENIQNILNNKRVEARERRRRVRELMEEAIKDGAFFVNGSKPDIKGATVKDKINAAFALLVDNVYTKLGYMKEHIGDARELRALLLLNDNQVSFDGQLAVEANKLAKGEIRSFINLQDELNKQVRVKMLLDRFHDKPYGWKMLDTAAIIAQLLKAQDIRMRYKGEYLEPATDADTLVTVFTKTAEADIAIVSKREKVDEKLLRTARSICRDVFNKTDLKDDEDGLVEDINALIAEKVAEIEAYKARYVNRKYPGMSLLDKGLEYFGAFHKGLDNVSFFTKLKELEDNLFDWIEDMTYIEGFFHTDQQKIFDRGLAAIERYEEDRMYLSGGEIEEVVQSLRAILEDPIPYRKIKHIPELLDALDKQIEAVLTEKRAHAREKVTPNYEHLSLLVTQYGVSDATKKEVDDFYDALSASIDTSTDLFKIDAFITQSANYVEKMVPRIQREIAAWEERQAEEQKKRQDAAIADPNESRTGTGATGATDETTANSSGTGSVVATTATGDAAGENARAKAEAVNIDLAANDRVEQDSTGSTTTRTRIAAAKPVESVNVTKLVGVKRLDSEEAVDQYIHTLSHKLKQIIRTNKRIEFID, from the coding sequence ACTACCAAAAAGGGATCGACAGCGCCACCGACAAAATGGGCGTCTGGATTTCCGGTTTTTTCGGCTCGGGGAAATCGCACTTTTTAAAAATATTAGCCTATTTACTCGAGAACAAGCAAGTGAAAGGGAAGCGCGCCGTCGACTTTTTTGCCGATAAAATCGCCGACCCGTCGTTGTACGCCAACATGCAGCGCACAGCAGATGTCGATACAGAAGTGATCTTGTTCAACATCGACTCCAAAAGCGCCCTCGACAACAAGTCGAAAGAAGACGCGATTTTGCGTGTGTTTATGAAAGTGTTTTACGAACACCGCGGCTATTACGGCGACATTCCCGGCGTGGCAGAGATGGAGAAGTATTTGGACGAGCAAGGCCTTTACGACGCGTTTCAACGCGAATTCAAGGCGCTGGCCGGAGAAGAGTGGCGCGAACGACGCCACACGTTTTACTTTGACGCGGACTACGTCATCGGCGCCTTGACCAAAGTGACGGACATGACAGAAGAAACGGCGCGCAACTGGTTCGATAACGGTGTCAATAATTTTGAAATAAGCATTGAAAAATTCGCCAAAGACGTGCAAGAGTACGTGGCGAAAAAAGGGGACAACTTCCACCTCGTGTTTTTGGTCGACGAGATCGGGCAATACATCGGCGACAGCCGCAGCTTAATGTTGAACTTGCAGACCGTCGCCGAAGACCTCGGCACCTACTGTCAGGGGAACGTGTGGATTATGGTCACGTCCCAAGAAAGCATCGACAGCATCGTTAAAGTGAAAGGCGATGACTTCTCGCGCATTCAAGGGCGTTTCGACACGCGCCTCTCACTGTCGTCCATTTCTGTCGACGAAGTGATCAAGAAGCGCATTTTGCTAAAGACAGATGTCGCGAGCGACAAGCTGAAGTTATTGTTTCCGGAGAAGCGCGCGGTCTTAAAAAACTTGATCAGCTTCCGCGAGAGCACGGCCGACTTACGCGGCTACGACCATGCGCAAGAATTTGCCGACGTGTACCCGTTTATCCCGTACCAATTCAAGCTGTTGCAAAACGTGTTTGAAGAAGTGCGCAAGCACGGTTCCTCGGGCAAACACTTGTCCGAAGGGGAACGTTCCATGCTGTCGGCGTTTAAGGAAGCCGGACTCCGCTACAAAGACGCGGAAGAAGGCTCACTCGTGCCGTTTTACGCCTTTTACGACACGATCAAAGAGTTTTTGAACCCGTCTATTTCCCGGGTAATTGACGGGGCGTATGAAAACCCGGCACTGCAAGACGACGCCTTCAACATGGACTTGCTGAAAGTGCTGTTCATGATTAAGTACATTAAAGAACTGCCGGCTAACATCGACAACATCGCCACCTTAATGGTGACGCACATCGATGAAGATAAATTGAAGCTAAAAGAGAAAATTAAAGTGTCCTTGCGCAAGCTAATCGCCCAGACGCTCGTGCAAAAAAACGGGGAGCACTTCATCTTCCTCACCGATGACGAGCAAGACGTTAACCGCGAGATTAAGGCCGTGACCGTCGACGAAGACATCTTGAAGCGGGAGCTGGCGGACTACGTGTTTCACGACTTGTACGACGTGAACAAGTATCGGTACTCGAAGGCATACGATTTCCCGTACAACCAGAAGATGGACGAGAAGAACTACGGCAACCAAACGGCGACGATCGGGCTCACTGTCATTTCCCCGCTGTCCGACCACTATCAAAAAATCGACAACGAACTAATGATCATGACGTCGGACAGTGGCGAGTTACTACTAAAACTCGGCGGCAACGAGTCGTATGTGGAGGAAATGGAAGAAGCGCTCAAGATCGAAGAGTACTTGAAGAAAAAGAACGTCTCGCAACTACCGGAAAACATTCAAAACATCTTGAACAACAAGCGGGTCGAAGCGCGCGAAAGACGTCGCCGCGTGCGCGAGTTAATGGAAGAAGCGATTAAGGACGGCGCCTTCTTCGTCAACGGCAGCAAACCGGACATTAAAGGTGCCACGGTAAAAGATAAAATTAACGCTGCCTTCGCCTTACTCGTCGACAACGTGTACACGAAGTTAGGCTATATGAAGGAACACATTGGCGACGCGCGCGAATTACGGGCATTGTTACTCTTGAATGACAACCAAGTCTCCTTCGACGGACAGTTGGCAGTTGAGGCAAACAAACTGGCCAAAGGCGAGATTAGAAGTTTTATTAATTTGCAAGATGAACTAAACAAACAAGTACGGGTAAAAATGTTACTCGACCGCTTTCACGATAAACCGTATGGCTGGAAAATGCTCGATACAGCAGCGATCATCGCCCAGCTATTAAAAGCGCAAGACATTCGCATGCGCTATAAGGGCGAATATTTGGAGCCCGCTACAGATGCCGACACCCTCGTCACTGTCTTCACGAAGACGGCAGAGGCAGACATCGCGATCGTGTCCAAGCGGGAAAAAGTGGACGAGAAGTTGTTGCGCACGGCGCGCAGCATCTGTCGGGATGTCTTCAACAAGACGGACTTAAAGGACGACGAAGACGGCTTAGTGGAAGACATCAACGCGCTCATTGCAGAGAAAGTCGCGGAAATAGAGGCGTATAAAGCCCGTTATGTCAATCGCAAGTATCCGGGGATGAGCCTGCTCGATAAAGGGCTGGAATACTTCGGGGCATTTCATAAAGGGCTAGACAACGTCTCCTTCTTCACGAAACTGAAAGAGTTAGAAGACAACTTGTTCGACTGGATCGAAGATATGACGTACATCGAAGGCTTCTTTCATACTGACCAGCAGAAAATTTTTGACCGCGGCTTAGCGGCGATCGAGCGGTACGAAGAAGACCGGATGTATTTGAGTGGCGGGGAGATCGAGGAAGTCGTGCAATCGCTGCGGGCGATCTTGGAAGACCCGATACCGTACCGCAAGATTAAACACATCCCGGAACTGTTAGACGCGCTGGACAAACAGATCGAAGCGGTGTTGACGGAAAAACGTGCCCACGCCCGCGAGAAGGTAACACCTAATTACGAGCACCTGTCATTATTGGTCACGCAATACGGCGTTTCTGACGCGACAAAGAAAGAGGTCGACGATTTCTACGACGCGTTGTCCGCGAGCATCGATACGTCTACCGACCTTTTTAAAATCGATGCGTTCATTACGCAAAGTGCGAATTACGTCGAGAAAATGGTGCCTCGCATTCAACGGGAAATTGCGGCGTGGGAAGAGCGGCAAGCGGAAGAGCAAAAAAAACGGCAAGATGCGGCGATTGCCGATCCGAATGAGAGTAGAACGGGAACGGGTGCGACGGGTGCAACGGATGAAACGACTGCTAACAGTTCGGGAACTGGATCTGTTGTTGCAACCACAGCTACTGGCGATGCAGCAGGTGAAAACGCGAGAGCTAAGGCCGAGGCTGTAAACATAGATCTTGCGGCCAATGACCGCGTGGAGCAAGACTCGACTGGGAGCACAACGACACGGACACGCATCGCCGCTGCAAAACCTGTCGAGTCGGTCAATGTGACCAAACTCGTCGGGGTAAAAAGGTTGGACAGTGAAGAGGCTGTCGATCAGTACATCCACACCTTGTCCCATAAATTAAAGCAAATCATTCGCACGAATAAACGGATCGAATTTATCGACTGA